The proteins below are encoded in one region of Mya arenaria isolate MELC-2E11 chromosome 15, ASM2691426v1:
- the LOC128220413 gene encoding probable G-protein coupled receptor B0563.6: MNATNCTNCSDLSFETPETAMYLVVYKTLYLYILPIIVFVGLFGNLMSIYLIVVDKPMRNVSSSIFLMSLLGADTGMLLCLLLVWLETLGYPLNHLPAVCRINVYLTYVCGFLSIWYVVCITVETFITICYPTKIKQMCTLFRARIVTLVLLITALGLYVIAPLINKVQEGETGRPECRSVDKYAKYNQVIFYTDSALTLVVPFFLLIILLAFMTVAIMQSIQKKQQRSLKKTNENGTQTNLIRRLPQVRVAKMLYILSVSVVFLNAPSHFFKLKSLITNANILGYTEGLIYLICMFISYTSFAIKFFICIACSKNFRKLFFMYCCCWQAGRYHSIPQQTMETAT; the protein is encoded by the exons ATGAATGCCACGAACTGTACAAACTGCTCCGACCTGTCCTTCGAGACACCAGAAACAGCCATGTATCTTGTCGTTTACAAGACTCTATACCTATACATCCTACCAATCATCGTGTTTGTTGGCTTGTTTGGCAACCTGATGTCCATCTATCTGATAGTTGTTGACAAACCAATGCGCAATGTATCATCAAGTATATTCCTTATGTCTCTGCTTGGGGCAGACACAGGGATGCTTCTTTGTCTGCTGCTGGTCTGGTTGGAGACTCTTGGTTATCCTCTCAATCACCTGCCGGCGGTCTGTAGAATCAACGTCTATTTAACTTACGTGTGTGGATTTTTGTCTATCTG GTATGTTGTTTGCATCACAGTGGAAACCTTCATAACGATATGCTATCcaacaaaaattaaacaaatgtgcACATTGTTTCGCGCTCGGATCGTAACCTTGGTTCTTCTCATTACGGCCCTTGGATTGTACGTCATTGCTCCTTTGATTAATAAG GTTCAGGAAGGAGAAACTGGTCGTCCCGAGTGTCGCTCCGTGGATAAGTACGCAAAGTACAACCAGGTTATCTTCTACACAGACAGCGCTTTAACTCTCGTTGTCCCATTTTTCCTGTTGATCATATTACTGGCATTCATGACAGTTGCCATAATGCAATCGATTCAGAAGAAGCAACAACGAAGCCTGAAGAAGACAAACGAGAACGGAACACAGACTAATCTGATCCGAAGACTGCCACAAGTGCGTGTTGCGAAGATGTTGTACATTTTGTCAGTGAGTGTCGTGTTTCTGAATGCTCCAAGtcactttttcaaacttaaatcaTTGATTACAAACGCAAACATACTTGGTTACACAGAAGGACTAATTTACCTTATCTGTATGTTTATAAGTTACACCTCGTTTGCCATAAAGTTCTTCATTTGTATTGCTTGCAGTAAGAATTTTAGAAAGTTGTTTTTCATGTATTGCTGTTGCTGGCAAGCCGGTAGATACCACAGTATTCCACAGCAAACAATGGAAACGGCTACTTGA